The Sciurus carolinensis chromosome 18, mSciCar1.2, whole genome shotgun sequence genome contains a region encoding:
- the Mettl27 gene encoding LOW QUALITY PROTEIN: methyltransferase-like protein 27 (The sequence of the model RefSeq protein was modified relative to this genomic sequence to represent the inferred CDS: inserted 2 bases in 1 codon), which translates to MAQESSGNLSEVRARIGASHSITDLARKLQFYDGWAQDYDQDVAALQYRAPRLAVNCLTQALPGPPHAALILDVACGTGLVAAELQARGFLQLHGVDGSPGMLEQAQARRLYQHLSLCTLGQEPLPSPTGTFDAVLMVGALSDGQVPCSAIPELLRVTKPGGLVCLTTRTNPSNLRYKEALEATLDRLEQAGAWERLVAQPXWTAGSWLPLHLRWHLAPLPRMPSSQASSTCTGSRVSQVEGVRPSLRSQLASSLPSDLSQAHLCPMYKIGPLYQTCPLGMFCLLNELPEVAKRLVVPPQVQPPGQGDLCCWVTEPRTFCTQKANPSVAK; encoded by the exons ATGGCTCAGGAGAGCAGTGGGAACCTGTCCGAGGTGCGGGCGCGGATCGGGGCCTCCCACAGCATCACCGACCTGGCCCGCAAGCTTCAGTTCTATGACGGCTGGGCTCAGGACTACGACCAG GATGTCGCTGCCCTGCAGTACCGAGCCCCGAGACTCGCAGTGAACTGTCTCACCCAGGCCCTTCCAGGCCCACCCCATGCTGCGCTAATCCTGGACGTGGCCTGTGGCACCGGCCTGGTCGCTGCCGAG CTGCAGGCTCGGGGCTTCCTCCAGCTGCATGGAGTGGATGGGAGCCCAGGGATGCTGGAACAGGCCCAGGCCCGCCGCCTCTACCAGCACCTCAGCCTCTGCACCCTGGGTCAGGAGCCTCTGCCCAGCCCCACAG GGACCTTTGACGCGGTGCTGATGGTAGGTGCCCTGAGTGACGGCCAGGTGCCCTGCAGTGCCATACCTGAGCTCCTGCGAGTCACTAAGCCAG GTGGGCTGGTGTGTCTGACCACCAGGACCAACCCATCCAACCTGCGATACAAGGAGGCACTGGAGGCCACCCTGGACAGGCTGGAGCAGGCTGGGGCCTGGGAACGCCTGGTGGCCCAGCC GTGGACCGCTGGGAGCTGGCTACCTCTGCACTTGAGGTGGCACCTGGCACCTCTGCCAAGGATGCCTTCATCTCAGGCATCATCTACCTGTACCGGAAGCAGAGTCTCCCAGGTAGAGGGAGTGAGGCCCAGTCTCCGCTCCCAGCTGGCTTCCAGCCTTCCAAGTGACCTTAGCCAGGCCCACCTTTGTCCCATGTATAAAATAGGACCATTGTACCAGACCTGCCCCTTAGGAATGTTCTGCCTATTAAATGAACTCCCAGAAGTAGCAAAAAGACTCGTGGTTCCGCCCCAGGTCCAGCCCCCAGGACAGGGGGATCTCTGTTGCTGGGTTACAGAACCACGGACCTTTTGCACCCAGAAGGCCAATCCCTCAGTGGCCAAATAG